A genomic window from Nicotiana sylvestris chromosome 11, ASM39365v2, whole genome shotgun sequence includes:
- the LOC104245598 gene encoding polyprotein of EF-Ts, chloroplastic — MNMAPMVPIATSNVSVTPGAVFITRKNTCLSRCNVLRKSSKQTLPTPKYNLPLSTSVKLFPHFRVGCILRPKLRGFIVSATETDVAVEEVESAATDDGSGEASEASSDASNTSEETSVRAKRTRPARKSEMPPVKNEDLIPGATFTGKVRSIQPFGAFVDFGAFTDGLVHVSRLSDSFVKDVGSIVSVGQEVTVRLVEANTETGRISLTMRESDDPSRPQQQKDAPTSSDRPRTPRKNTQRNNQRRDEVKKVSKFVKGQDLEGTVKNLARSGAFISLPEGEEGFLPASEEADEAFGIIDSGSSLQVGQEVSVRVLRITRGQVTLTMKKEEAASELDSKLNQGVVHLATNPFVLAFRSNEEISSFLDEREKEEELAEQSKEDAEEADVAADKTDVLPETTGNEEESVNAAIDGFPETIDDEDTKQNIDEEVESVSENAEASPVGDAVEPEAETGSSEQIADQISASETVAGEEVVEKLTDDAVAKNEVETQIASVTEAAKETEETSGDENGSISSPAGQSETPLENSKDEVSQEGAEVVESKVENTPSIEDQSTDTAAQKEEVATAAEQDRNVANSSEQNGTASSNEAAAKAISPALVKQLREETGAGMMDCKNALSETGGDIVKAQEYLRKKGLASADKKSSRATAEGRIGSYIHDSRIGVLIEVNCETDFVSRGDIFKELVDDLAMQVAAYPQVQYLVPEDVPEEIINKEREIEMQKEDLLSKPEQIRSKIVDGRINKRLEELALLEQPYIKNDKLVVKDWVKQTIATIGENIKVKRFVRYNLGEGLEKKSQDFAAEVAAQTAAKPVASPGKEQPAVEAKETTVEHPKAAVSAALVKQLREETGAGMMDCKKALSETGGDLEKAQEYLRKKGLSTADKKSSRLAAEGRIGSYIHDSRIGVLIEVNCETDFVGRSETFKELVDDLAMQVAACPQVQFVSIDEIPESVANREKELEMQREDLKNKPENIREKIVEGRVSKRLGELVLLEQPFIKDDSVLVKDLVKQTVAALGENIKVRRFVRFTLGEEAKEEGIIEETAAV; from the exons ATGAACATGGCTCCGATGGTTCCAATTGCAACTAGCAATGTTTCAGTTACTCCAGGAGCTGTCTTTATCACGAGAAAGAATACATGTTTATCAAGATGCAATGTTTTGCGGAAATCGAGCAAGCAAACTTTACCTACCCCAAAATATAACCTGCCTCTGTCAACATCTGTTAAATTGTTTCCCCATTTTAGAGTTGGTTGCATTTTACGACCTAAATTAAGAGGTTTCATAGTATCAGCAACTGAAACTGATGTAGCAGTGGAAGAAGTAGAATCAGCTGCTACAGATGATGGATCAGGTGAAGCCTCAGAAGCTTCATCCGATGCTTCTAACACAAGTGAAGAAACATCTGTTCGAGCTAAGCGTACAAGACCTGCTAGGAAGAGTGAGATGCCCCCTGTGAAGAATGAAGATCTTATTCCGGGTGCAACTTTTACTGGAAAGGTCAGATCAATCCAGCCATTTGGCGCTTTTGTTGATTTTGGAGCTTTTACAGATGGACTTGTGCATGTTTCTAGGTTGAGTGATAGTTTTGTAAAGGATGTCGGAAGCATTGTATCTGTTGGACAAGAGGTGACAGTGAGATTAGTTGAAGCAAACACTGAGACTGGGCGCATATCTCTCACCATGCGTGAAAGTGATGATCCTAGTAGGCCTCAGCAACAGAAAGATGCTCCAACCAGCAGTGACAGACCCCGAACTCCAAGGAAGAACACACAAAGGAACAACCAAAGGAGAGATGAGGTTAAGAAAGTCTCAAAGTTTGTTAAAGGGCAGGATCTTGAGGGCACTGTAAAAAATTTAGCCAGATCTGGTGCTTTTATATCTCTTCCTGAAGGAGAGGAAGGATTCCTGCCTGCATCAGAGGAAGCTGATGAAGCGTTCGGAATTATCGACAGTGGCTCTTCACTACAAGTAGGTCAAGAAGTTAGTGTCCGTGTATTACGAATTACCAGAGGACAGGTAACTTTGactatgaaaaaagaagaagctgCTTCAGAGTTGGACTCAAAGCTCAACCAGGGTGTTGTCCATTTGGCGACAAATCCTTTTGTTTTGGCTTTCCGTAGCAATGAAGAAATTTCTTCATTTCTGGATGAGAGGGAAAAAGAGGAGGAACTAGCTGAACAATCAAAGGAAGATGCAGAGGAAGCAGATGTGGCGGCTGATAAGACGGATGTCTTGCCTGAAACTACAGGCAATGAGGAAGAATCAGTCAATGCTGCAATTGATGGTTTTCCTGAAACTATAGATGACGAGgatacaaaacaaaacattgatgaAGAAGTGGAGTcagtttctgaaaatgctgaggCGTCACCTGTGGGAGATGCTGTGGAACCTGAAGCTGAAACTGGCTCATCTGAGCAAATAGCTGATCAGATTTCAGCATCTGAAACTGTGGCTGGCGAGGAGGTCGTGGAGAAACTAACTGATGATGCAGTAGCGAAAAATGAGGTTGAAACTCAAATAGCAAGTGTCACAGAAGCTGCCAAAGAAACAGAGGAAACTAGTGGCGATGAGAATGGAAGTATATCAAGCCCAGCTGGACAATCTGAAACTCCTTTGGAgaatagcaaggatgaag TAAGTCAGGAAGGTGCTGAAGTTGTGGAGAGTAAAGTTGAAAATACTCCTTCCATAGAGGACCAATCAACTGATACAGCTGCTCAGAAGGAAGAGGTGGCTACCGCTGCTGAGCAAGATAGAAATGTTGCGAACTCAAGTGAGCAAAATGGGACTGCTTCATCAAATGAAGCCGCAGCAAAAG CTATTTCACCTGCTCTTGTGAAACAATTGCGTGAAGAGACAGGAGCTGGAATGATGGACTGCAAGAATGCTCTTTCAGAAACTGGAGGTGACATTGTTAAAGCGCAGGAGTATCTCAGGAAAAAGGGGTTGGCAAGTGCTGATAAGAAATCAAGTAGAGCTACAGCTGAAGGTAGAATTGGCTCATACATCCATGACAGCAGAATCGGTGTCCTGATAGAGGTCAACTGCGAGACAGATTTTGTATCGCGTGGTGACATTTTCAAGGAATTAGTTGATGACTTAGCCATGCAAGTGGCTGCATACCCCCAAGTGCAGTATCTTGTTCCAGAAGATGTTCCAGAGGAGATCATCAACAAGGAAAGAGAAATCGAGATGCAGAAGGAAGACCTTTTGTCAAAACCTGAGCAGATCAGATCCAAGATTGTTGATGGGCGGATAAATAAGAGGCTTGAAGAACTGGCCTTACTGGAGCAACCTTACATCAAGAATGATAAGTTGGTGGTAAAGGACTGGGTCAAGCAGACAATTGCAACGATTGGTGAAAACATCAAAGTGAAGAGATTTGTGAGATACAACCTGGGAGAAGGTCTTGAAAAGAAGAGCCAAGACTTCGCAGCAGAGGTGGCTGCTCAAACAGCAGCTAAACCTGTCGCCTCACCAGGAAAAGAGCAACCTGCTGTTGAAGCCAAGGAGACTACTGTTGA GCACCCAAAAGCAGCAGTTTCAGCCGCTTTGGTTAAACAGCTGCGAGAAGAAACTGGAGCTGGGATGATGGATTGCAAGAAAGCTCTCTCCGAAACTGGAGGGGATCTTGAAAAGGCACAAGAATACCTCCGAAAAAAGGGTCTTTCAACTGCTGATAAAAAGTCCAGCCGACTTGCTGCCGAGGGGAGGATTGGTTCATACATTCATGACTCCCGAATTGGTGTGCTAATAGAAGTTAATTGTGAAACCGACTTTGTGGGGAGAAGTGAAACCTTTAAGGAATTGGTCGATGATTTGGCAATGCAAGTTGCAGCCTGCCCTCAGGTGCAGTTTGTATCAATTGATGAGATTCCAGAAAGCGTTGCCAACAGGGAAAAGGAGTTGGAAATGCAGAGAGAAGATCTTAAGAACAAGCCTGAAAATATAAGGGAGAAGATTGTTGAGGGCAGGGTCTCGAAGAGGCTTGGAGAGCTTGTTCTTTTGGAGCAGCCTTTCATAAAAGATGACAGTGTTTTGGTGAAGGATTTGGTAAAGCAAACTGTTGCCGCCCTTGGAGAGAACATAAAAGTTAGGAGGTTTGTCCGATTTACTCTAGGCGAGGAAGCCAAGGAAGAAGGAATAATTGAAGAGACAGCTGCTGTATGA